Proteins encoded within one genomic window of Corallococcus macrosporus:
- a CDS encoding FAD-dependent oxidoreductase, protein ETATLTDVLDLPWGFEIYGLLTRWNPLNIRRPYALPYVGRNVMVVGLGPAGYTLSHYLLNEGFAVTGVDGLKIEPFPDELVGRNGHTLQPIRDWRELTRELDERVLEGFGGVSEYGITVRWDKNFLTLIHLTLARREGLRIYGGIRFGGTLTVEDAWALGFDHVAIAAGAGRPTIIGMKNNLIRGIRKASDFLMALQLTGAFKRDSLANLQVQLPAIVIGGGLTGIDTATELMAYYPVQVEKTLERHEKLVADLGEAAVLARLDAEERATYHTFLEHGRAVRAERQKAQAEGRSPDFIHLVRSWGGVSLVYRRGLTESPAYRLNHEEVSKALEEGIRFIERMSPTEALQDDTGAVRAIRFERMVTVDGKLKGSGQFFELPAKTVCVAAGTSPNVTYEKEYPGTFQLDEAKEYFQGHELVEDGSGFKLQPVEAAEDPEAKVGFFTSYQQDGRFVSFYGDNHPTYAGNVVKAMASAKDGHPQVARLFAKEVAAMDFSDTAAQEARESKRAAHFAKLDEAFLATVVAVNRLTPTIVEVVVRAPFAASHFSPGQFYRLQNFERNAPLVDGVRLTMEGLALTGAWVDKEKGLMGTIVLEMGSSSRLCAALKPGEPVVLMGPTGAPTEIGHNETVVLVGGGLGNAVLFSIARSLKAAGCRVVYFAGYRLKSDSFKQDEIEAGTDQVIWSVDSGETLDVRRPQDAAFRGNVVQAMVAYAQGTLGVKPVISLSEVDRIIAIGSDRMMRAVAEARHGVLQPFLKPEHEAIGSINSPMQCMMKEICAQCLQRHVDPLTGKETWVFSCYNQDQRLDHVDFVNLNQRLRGNTVLEKMGDTFLAQLLKKAPQLKRV, encoded by the coding sequence CGGAGACGGCCACGCTCACCGACGTGCTGGACCTGCCGTGGGGCTTTGAAATCTACGGCCTGCTCACGCGCTGGAACCCGCTCAACATCCGCCGCCCGTACGCCCTGCCCTACGTGGGCCGCAACGTGATGGTGGTGGGCCTGGGCCCCGCCGGCTACACGCTGTCGCACTACCTGCTCAACGAGGGCTTCGCCGTCACCGGCGTGGACGGCCTCAAGATTGAACCGTTCCCGGACGAACTGGTGGGCCGCAACGGCCACACGCTCCAGCCCATCCGCGACTGGCGCGAGCTCACGCGCGAACTGGACGAGCGCGTGCTGGAGGGCTTCGGCGGCGTGTCCGAGTACGGAATCACCGTGCGCTGGGACAAGAACTTCCTCACGCTCATCCACCTGACGCTCGCGCGCCGGGAAGGCCTGCGCATCTACGGCGGCATCCGCTTCGGCGGCACGCTGACGGTGGAGGACGCGTGGGCGCTGGGCTTCGACCACGTGGCCATCGCCGCGGGCGCGGGCCGCCCCACCATCATCGGGATGAAGAACAACCTCATCCGGGGCATCCGCAAGGCGTCCGACTTCCTGATGGCGCTGCAGCTCACGGGCGCCTTCAAGCGCGACTCGCTGGCGAACCTCCAGGTGCAGCTGCCCGCCATCGTCATCGGCGGCGGCCTCACCGGCATCGACACCGCCACGGAGCTGATGGCGTACTACCCGGTGCAGGTGGAGAAGACGCTGGAGCGCCACGAGAAGCTGGTGGCGGACCTGGGTGAAGCGGCCGTCCTCGCGCGCCTGGACGCCGAGGAGCGCGCCACCTACCACACGTTCCTGGAGCACGGCCGCGCCGTGCGCGCGGAGCGCCAGAAGGCCCAGGCGGAAGGCCGCTCGCCGGACTTCATCCACCTGGTGCGTTCATGGGGCGGCGTGAGCCTGGTGTACCGCCGCGGCCTCACCGAGTCCCCCGCCTACCGCCTCAACCACGAGGAGGTCTCCAAGGCGCTGGAGGAGGGCATCCGCTTCATTGAACGGATGAGCCCCACGGAGGCGCTGCAGGACGACACCGGCGCGGTGCGCGCCATCCGCTTCGAGCGCATGGTCACGGTGGACGGCAAGCTCAAGGGCAGCGGCCAGTTCTTCGAGCTGCCGGCGAAGACGGTGTGCGTGGCCGCGGGCACGTCCCCCAACGTCACCTACGAGAAGGAGTACCCGGGCACCTTCCAGCTGGACGAGGCCAAGGAGTACTTCCAGGGCCACGAGCTGGTGGAGGACGGCAGCGGGTTCAAGCTCCAGCCGGTGGAGGCCGCCGAGGACCCCGAGGCGAAGGTGGGCTTCTTCACGTCCTACCAGCAGGACGGCCGCTTCGTGTCCTTCTACGGCGACAACCACCCGACCTACGCGGGCAACGTGGTGAAGGCCATGGCCAGCGCGAAGGACGGCCATCCGCAGGTGGCGCGCCTGTTCGCGAAGGAAGTGGCCGCCATGGACTTCAGCGACACGGCCGCGCAGGAGGCGCGCGAGTCGAAGCGCGCCGCCCACTTCGCGAAGCTGGACGAGGCGTTCCTCGCCACCGTCGTCGCGGTGAACCGGCTCACGCCGACCATCGTGGAGGTGGTGGTGCGCGCGCCCTTCGCCGCGAGCCACTTCTCCCCCGGCCAGTTCTACCGGCTCCAGAACTTCGAGCGGAACGCGCCGCTCGTGGACGGCGTGCGCCTCACCATGGAGGGCCTGGCCCTCACGGGCGCGTGGGTGGACAAGGAGAAGGGCCTGATGGGCACCATCGTGCTGGAGATGGGCTCCTCCTCGCGCCTGTGCGCGGCGCTCAAGCCCGGCGAGCCCGTCGTGCTGATGGGCCCCACGGGCGCGCCCACGGAGATTGGCCACAACGAGACGGTGGTGCTGGTGGGCGGCGGCCTGGGCAACGCGGTGCTCTTCTCCATCGCGCGCTCGCTCAAGGCCGCGGGCTGCCGCGTGGTGTACTTCGCGGGCTACCGGCTGAAGTCGGACTCGTTCAAGCAGGACGAGATTGAAGCCGGCACCGACCAGGTCATCTGGTCCGTGGACTCCGGCGAGACGCTGGACGTGCGCCGTCCGCAGGACGCGGCCTTCCGGGGCAACGTGGTGCAGGCCATGGTGGCGTACGCGCAAGGGACGCTGGGCGTGAAGCCGGTCATCTCGCTGAGCGAGGTGGACCGCATCATCGCCATCGGCTCGGACCGGATGATGCGCGCGGTGGCGGAGGCCCGGCACGGCGTGCTCCAGCCGTTCCTCAAGCCGGAGCACGAGGCCATCGGGTCCATCAACTCCCCCATGCAGTGCATGATGAAGGAGATCTGCGCCCAGTGCCTCCAGCGGCACGTGGACCCGCTCACCGGCAAGGAGACGTGGGTCTTCTCCTGCTACAACCAGGACCAGCGGCTGGACCACGTGGACTTCGTCAACCTGAACCAGCGCCTGCGGGGCAACACGGTGCTGGAGAAGATGGGCGACACCTTCCTCGCGCAGCTCCTGAAGAAGGCGCCGCAGCTCAAGCGCGTGTAG
- a CDS encoding SixA phosphatase family protein: protein MRIFLVRHGDADAEIPEGLGDEARALTAKARTNVAAHFASLSERMGPISLILTSPLVRTVQTAQILSNSVKHEGLLRVHRCLLPDMPVGAVEPVLKEYSDENLVLVGHQPSMGALAAHLLGMQSFPKPVNPGTVIAMEWPETPTSTEDQVPGEKGENPPAQHLKFLFYAAPGQQVLDVIQ, encoded by the coding sequence TTGAGGATTTTCCTGGTAAGGCACGGCGATGCGGACGCGGAGATCCCCGAGGGTCTCGGCGACGAGGCGCGCGCGCTGACCGCGAAGGCCCGTACGAATGTCGCCGCGCATTTCGCGTCGCTGTCGGAGCGCATGGGGCCCATCAGCCTCATCCTCACCAGCCCGCTGGTGCGCACGGTGCAGACGGCGCAGATCCTCTCCAACTCCGTGAAGCATGAAGGCCTCCTGCGCGTGCACCGCTGCCTGCTGCCGGACATGCCGGTGGGCGCGGTGGAGCCCGTGCTCAAGGAGTACTCCGACGAGAACCTCGTCCTGGTGGGCCACCAGCCCTCCATGGGCGCGCTGGCGGCGCACCTCCTGGGGATGCAGTCCTTCCCCAAGCCGGTGAACCCGGGCACGGTCATCGCCATGGAGTGGCCGGAGACGCCCACCAGCACCGAAGACCAGGTGCCCGGTGAGAAGGGGGAGAACCCCCCGGCGCAGCACCTGAAGTTCCTGTTCTACGCCGCCCCCGGTCAGCAGGTCCTCGACGTCATCCAGTGA
- the cyaY gene encoding iron donor protein CyaY — translation MMDEARYSSLVAAAFKRILAAADTFDPDVLEAEATGDKVTLTAASGEKCIINTQRAVWQVWVAGQGQGIHFSYDDASRTWKDDKGKGLELFAFVAGVVQHLTGEALTYSA, via the coding sequence ATGATGGACGAAGCCCGCTACAGCTCCCTCGTGGCCGCCGCGTTCAAGCGCATCCTGGCGGCCGCGGACACCTTCGACCCCGACGTGCTGGAAGCCGAGGCCACCGGGGACAAGGTGACGCTCACGGCCGCGTCCGGTGAGAAGTGCATCATCAACACCCAGCGCGCCGTCTGGCAGGTCTGGGTGGCCGGCCAGGGCCAGGGCATCCACTTCAGCTACGACGACGCCTCGCGCACCTGGAAGGACGACAAGGGCAAGGGGCTGGAGCTGTTCGCCTTCGTCGCTGGCGTCGTCCAGCACCTCACAGGCGAAGCGCTGACCTACTCGGCCTGA
- the frr gene encoding ribosome recycling factor, whose translation MADAAAELKTRIDKALDSLKQDLSKVRTGRASTAILDGIKVDQYGSPTPLAGVASINAPEPRLITIKPWDKSVLKDIEKALREANLGINPMNDGEMIRLPFPPLTEERRKDIVKQVKARGEESKVAIRNIRRDANEALKVQQKDKKITEDDLKRRTEEVQKATDAGIKKVDEMLAAKEQEVMKV comes from the coding sequence ATGGCTGACGCCGCCGCGGAACTGAAGACCCGTATCGACAAGGCGCTGGACTCCCTCAAGCAGGACCTGTCCAAGGTGCGCACCGGCCGTGCCTCCACCGCCATCCTGGATGGCATCAAGGTGGACCAGTACGGCAGCCCCACGCCCCTGGCCGGCGTGGCCAGCATCAACGCGCCGGAGCCCCGGCTCATCACCATCAAGCCCTGGGACAAGAGCGTCCTGAAGGACATCGAGAAGGCCCTGCGCGAGGCCAACCTGGGCATCAACCCGATGAACGACGGCGAGATGATCCGCCTGCCCTTCCCGCCGCTCACCGAGGAGCGCCGCAAGGACATCGTGAAGCAGGTGAAGGCGCGGGGCGAGGAGTCCAAGGTCGCCATCCGCAACATCCGCCGCGACGCGAACGAGGCCCTCAAGGTTCAGCAGAAGGACAAGAAGATCACCGAGGACGACCTCAAGCGCCGCACGGAAGAGGTCCAGAAGGCGACCGACGCCGGCATCAAGAAGGTGGATGAGATGCTCGCGGCGAAGGAGCAGGAAGTGATGAAGGTCTGA
- the pyrH gene encoding UMP kinase gives MSESTSPYKRILLKLSGEALMGEGKYGIHPPTLTRIAEEVAELSRTGLEIALVIGGGNIFRGVAGATEGMDRASADYMGMLATCINSMALQDALEKQGLKTRVQSAIKMEQIAEPYIRRRAVRHLEKGRVVIFAAGTGNPYFTTDTAASLRAMEINAQVILKATKVDGVYNADPKKDPSAKRYRTLTYMDVLKQNLNVMDSTAISLCMDNKLPIIVFDLGTRGNIQRAVTGHGEFGTVVGAAETAWA, from the coding sequence ATGTCCGAATCCACCTCTCCCTACAAGCGCATCCTCCTCAAACTGTCGGGCGAAGCCCTGATGGGCGAGGGGAAGTACGGCATCCACCCGCCCACCCTCACGCGCATCGCGGAGGAAGTGGCCGAGCTGTCGCGGACGGGGCTCGAAATCGCCCTCGTCATCGGCGGTGGCAACATCTTCCGCGGCGTCGCTGGCGCCACGGAGGGCATGGACCGCGCGAGCGCGGACTACATGGGCATGCTGGCCACCTGCATCAACTCCATGGCGCTGCAGGACGCGCTGGAGAAGCAGGGGCTGAAGACGCGCGTGCAGTCCGCCATCAAGATGGAGCAGATCGCCGAGCCCTACATCCGCCGGCGCGCGGTGCGCCACCTGGAGAAGGGCCGCGTCGTCATCTTCGCCGCGGGCACGGGCAACCCCTACTTCACCACCGACACGGCCGCGTCGCTGCGCGCGATGGAAATCAACGCGCAGGTCATCCTCAAGGCCACCAAGGTGGACGGCGTCTACAACGCGGACCCGAAGAAGGACCCGTCCGCGAAGCGCTACCGGACGCTGACGTACATGGACGTCCTCAAGCAGAACCTCAACGTGATGGACTCCACGGCCATCTCGCTGTGCATGGACAACAAGCTGCCCATCATCGTGTTCGACCTGGGCACGCGCGGGAACATCCAGCGCGCCGTCACGGGCCACGGCGAGTTCGGCACGGTTGTCGGCGCCGCCGAGACGGCCTGGGCCTGA
- the tsf gene encoding translation elongation factor Ts: MAEITAQMVKDLRERTNAGMMDCKKALAESGGDFEKAAEWLRKKGISKAEGKAGRVAAEGIVTSYIHGGRIGVIVEVNCETDFVARNPDFQDLAKEVAMQIAAANPKFVRREEVPSDAMDKEKEIQRELLKQQGKPEAMLEKILVGKMEKYYEGVCLVDQLWVKDDKKKVGEMINERAAKIGEKVSVRRFVRYEVGEGIEKKKDDLAAEVAKTLGQA; encoded by the coding sequence ATGGCTGAGATCACCGCCCAGATGGTGAAGGACCTCCGCGAGCGCACCAACGCGGGGATGATGGACTGCAAGAAGGCGCTGGCCGAGTCCGGTGGCGACTTCGAGAAGGCCGCGGAGTGGCTGCGCAAGAAGGGCATCTCCAAGGCCGAGGGCAAGGCCGGCCGCGTCGCCGCCGAAGGCATCGTGACCTCCTACATCCACGGCGGCCGCATCGGCGTCATCGTGGAGGTCAACTGCGAGACGGACTTCGTCGCTCGCAACCCGGACTTCCAGGACCTGGCGAAGGAAGTGGCCATGCAGATCGCCGCGGCCAACCCCAAGTTCGTCCGCCGCGAGGAAGTGCCCTCCGACGCGATGGACAAGGAGAAGGAGATCCAGCGCGAGCTGCTCAAGCAGCAGGGCAAGCCCGAGGCGATGCTGGAGAAGATCCTCGTGGGCAAGATGGAGAAGTACTACGAGGGCGTCTGCCTGGTGGACCAGCTCTGGGTGAAGGACGACAAGAAGAAGGTCGGCGAGATGATCAACGAGCGCGCCGCCAAGATTGGCGAGAAGGTCTCCGTGCGCCGCTTCGTCCGCTACGAGGTGGGTGAGGGCATCGAGAAGAAGAAGGACGACCTGGCCGCCGAAGTGGCCAAGACGCTGGGCCAGGCCTAA
- the rpsB gene encoding 30S ribosomal protein S2, translated as MDIQQDTQTQAQAMAAASGITMRQLLEAGVHFGHQTKRWNPKMKPYIFGARNGIYIIDLQKTVTMARAAFRFVADITARGGSVLFVGTKKQAQDVIHEEAGRAGQFFVTSRWLGGTLTNFKTIKQGIDRLKTLEKMAEDGTFEVLPKKEVAQLEREREKLEKNLGGVKNMAKLPRCVFVIDPKKEHIAIHEATRLGIPVIGLVDTNCDPDGIDFVIPGNDDAIRSIKLFTSKIADACLEGAARYRASGAAERDEQEEREGRDDRRGDRDDRRGPRRGDRRDRDDRRGGGDRGGERRGPLVEMKGGASAAPASSEQASEGGEGTSAE; from the coding sequence ATGGATATCCAGCAGGATACGCAGACGCAGGCCCAGGCGATGGCCGCTGCCAGCGGCATCACGATGCGCCAGCTCCTCGAGGCGGGCGTCCACTTCGGCCACCAGACCAAGCGCTGGAACCCGAAGATGAAGCCCTACATCTTCGGCGCCCGCAACGGCATCTACATCATCGACCTGCAGAAGACCGTGACGATGGCCCGCGCGGCCTTCCGCTTCGTGGCGGACATCACGGCGCGCGGCGGGTCCGTGCTCTTCGTCGGCACCAAGAAGCAGGCCCAGGACGTCATCCACGAGGAGGCCGGCCGCGCCGGTCAGTTCTTCGTCACCAGCCGCTGGCTGGGTGGCACGCTGACGAACTTCAAGACCATCAAGCAGGGCATCGACCGTCTGAAGACCCTGGAGAAGATGGCCGAGGACGGCACCTTCGAGGTGCTGCCCAAGAAGGAAGTGGCCCAGCTCGAGCGTGAGCGCGAGAAGCTGGAGAAGAACCTGGGCGGCGTGAAGAACATGGCGAAGCTGCCCCGCTGCGTGTTCGTCATCGACCCGAAGAAGGAGCACATCGCCATCCACGAGGCCACCCGCCTGGGCATCCCGGTGATTGGTCTGGTGGACACCAACTGCGATCCGGACGGCATCGACTTCGTCATCCCGGGCAACGACGACGCCATCCGCTCCATCAAGCTCTTCACGTCGAAGATCGCCGACGCGTGCCTCGAGGGTGCGGCGCGCTACCGTGCGTCCGGCGCCGCCGAGCGCGACGAGCAGGAGGAGCGTGAGGGCCGTGACGACCGCCGTGGCGACCGTGACGACCGCCGGGGCCCGCGCCGTGGCGACCGCCGCGACCGCGATGACCGCCGGGGCGGTGGTGACCGTGGCGGCGAGCGCCGGGGTCCCCTCGTGGAGATGAAGGGTGGCGCGTCCGCCGCCCCCGCCTCCAGCGAGCAGGCGTCCGAGGGTGGCGAGGGCACGTCGGCGGAGTAA
- the secA gene encoding preprotein translocase subunit SecA produces MIEWTLKKLIGTKNERELKKARLKVARINELEGRMKALKDEDFARETARMKQEIANGKPLDDLLFEAFALTREAASRVIGQRHYDVQLIGGMFLHEGCIAEMRTGEGKTLTATLPSYLNALSGRGVHVVTVNDYLARRDAEWMGRVYKFLGMTTGCVLHELSDKQRQEAYRSDITYGQNNEFGFDYLRDNMKFRLQDYVQRELNYAIVDEVDSILIDEARTPLIISGPTEDSTDKYYRVDQVIPGLVPDQDYTLDEKHRSVALTDDGIDKLQKRLNVGNLYDPGEIETLHHVEQALRAHTLYKRDKDYVVKDGEVQIVDEFTGRLMQGRRWSDGLHQAIEAKEGVKIENENQTLATVSFQNYFRMYSKLSGMTGTADTEAEEFAKIYNLDVRVIPTNRPPQRRDDQDVVYKTEREKFEAVAAQIEELHKAGQPVLVGTVSIAKSEVVSNFLKKRGVPHSVLNAKAHQREADIVAQAGRKGAVTISTNMAGRGTDILLGGNAEVMTKGQMGPPPEPPEAVDGQPLDLTGYQAALADYEKRFAEVKANNEELTKREREEVMAAGGLFIIGTERHESRRVDNQLRGRAGRQGDPGASRFFLSLEDDLMRIFGSERIQMLMERLGMEEGEVIEHVWLSRAIESAQKRVEGHNFDIRKNLLEYDDVMNQQRRTIYKLRRQVLASGAGIPLVEYEEDLKTRVKTRSERVISWADFREMVLDAVEDVVVSMTDTYAPTRSSDTWDIASLSNSVKESLNLEMAFEGVGNRDELQEQIYAAAEKVFTAREQEFGEDFMRFLQYRYLATIDQLWKDHLLAMDHLRQGIGLRGYGQKDPKQEYKKEGYTGFMQMLDAIKTQFVSQMMRVQARSASSAAEETARIQRQLAQQQKKAVEGRADAEGKIEEATATPVAQREAAAAPARTVGRNDPCPCGSGRKYKKCHGANEANP; encoded by the coding sequence ATGATTGAATGGACGCTAAAGAAGCTCATCGGGACCAAGAATGAGCGCGAGCTCAAGAAAGCCCGCCTGAAGGTCGCCCGCATCAACGAACTGGAGGGCCGCATGAAGGCCCTCAAGGACGAGGACTTCGCGCGCGAAACCGCCCGGATGAAGCAGGAGATCGCGAACGGCAAGCCGCTCGACGACCTGTTGTTCGAGGCCTTCGCCCTCACCCGTGAAGCGGCGAGCCGGGTCATCGGCCAGCGCCACTACGACGTGCAGCTCATCGGCGGCATGTTCCTGCACGAGGGCTGCATCGCGGAGATGCGCACCGGTGAAGGCAAGACGCTCACCGCGACGCTGCCCTCGTACCTCAACGCCCTGTCCGGCCGCGGCGTGCACGTCGTCACCGTGAACGACTACCTCGCCCGTCGCGACGCGGAGTGGATGGGCCGGGTCTACAAGTTCCTGGGCATGACGACGGGCTGCGTGCTCCACGAGCTGTCCGACAAGCAGCGCCAGGAGGCGTACCGCTCGGACATCACGTACGGCCAGAACAACGAGTTCGGCTTCGACTACCTGCGCGACAACATGAAGTTCCGTCTGCAGGACTACGTCCAGCGCGAGCTCAACTACGCCATCGTCGACGAGGTGGACTCCATCCTCATCGACGAGGCCCGCACGCCGCTCATCATCTCCGGCCCCACCGAGGACAGCACCGACAAGTACTACCGGGTGGACCAGGTCATCCCGGGCCTCGTGCCGGACCAGGACTACACCCTGGATGAGAAGCACCGCTCGGTGGCCCTCACCGACGACGGCATCGACAAGCTCCAGAAGCGCCTCAACGTCGGCAACCTCTACGACCCGGGCGAGATCGAAACCCTCCACCACGTCGAGCAGGCCCTGCGCGCGCACACGCTCTACAAGCGCGACAAGGACTACGTGGTGAAGGACGGCGAGGTGCAGATCGTCGACGAGTTCACCGGCCGCCTCATGCAGGGCCGCCGCTGGTCCGACGGCCTCCACCAGGCCATCGAGGCCAAGGAGGGCGTGAAGATCGAAAACGAGAACCAGACGCTCGCCACGGTCTCGTTCCAGAACTACTTCCGCATGTACTCCAAGCTGTCCGGCATGACGGGCACCGCGGACACGGAAGCCGAAGAGTTCGCGAAGATCTACAACCTGGACGTGCGCGTCATCCCGACCAACCGTCCGCCGCAGCGCCGCGACGACCAGGACGTGGTCTACAAGACGGAGCGCGAGAAGTTCGAGGCCGTCGCCGCGCAGATTGAAGAGCTGCACAAGGCCGGTCAGCCGGTGCTCGTGGGCACGGTGTCCATCGCCAAGAGCGAGGTGGTGTCCAACTTCCTCAAGAAGCGCGGCGTGCCCCACAGCGTCCTCAACGCCAAGGCGCACCAGCGCGAGGCGGACATCGTCGCGCAGGCGGGCCGCAAGGGCGCGGTCACCATCTCCACCAACATGGCCGGCCGCGGCACGGACATCCTCCTGGGCGGCAACGCGGAGGTCATGACCAAGGGCCAGATGGGCCCGCCGCCGGAGCCGCCCGAGGCGGTGGACGGACAGCCCCTGGACCTCACCGGCTACCAGGCGGCGCTGGCGGACTACGAGAAGCGCTTCGCGGAGGTGAAGGCCAACAACGAGGAGCTCACCAAGCGCGAGCGTGAAGAGGTCATGGCCGCCGGCGGCCTCTTCATCATCGGCACCGAGCGCCACGAGTCCCGCCGCGTGGACAACCAGCTGCGTGGCCGCGCCGGCCGCCAGGGTGACCCGGGCGCCAGCCGCTTCTTCCTGTCCCTCGAAGACGACCTGATGCGCATCTTCGGGTCCGAGCGCATCCAGATGCTCATGGAGCGCCTGGGCATGGAGGAGGGCGAGGTCATCGAGCACGTGTGGCTCTCTCGCGCCATCGAGAGCGCGCAGAAGCGGGTCGAAGGCCACAACTTCGACATCCGCAAGAACCTGCTCGAGTACGACGACGTCATGAACCAGCAGCGGCGCACCATCTACAAGCTGCGCCGTCAGGTGCTCGCGTCGGGCGCGGGCATCCCCCTGGTGGAGTACGAGGAGGACCTCAAGACGCGCGTGAAGACGCGTTCCGAGCGCGTCATCTCCTGGGCGGACTTCCGGGAGATGGTGCTGGACGCGGTGGAGGACGTCGTCGTGTCCATGACGGACACCTACGCCCCCACGCGCAGCTCCGACACCTGGGACATCGCCTCGCTGTCCAACTCCGTGAAGGAGTCGCTGAACCTGGAGATGGCCTTCGAGGGCGTCGGCAACCGCGACGAGCTCCAGGAGCAGATCTACGCCGCGGCGGAGAAGGTCTTCACCGCCCGCGAGCAGGAGTTCGGCGAAGACTTCATGCGCTTCCTGCAGTACCGGTACCTGGCCACCATCGACCAGCTGTGGAAGGACCACCTGCTGGCCATGGACCACCTGCGCCAGGGCATCGGCCTGCGCGGCTACGGCCAGAAGGACCCGAAGCAGGAGTACAAGAAGGAAGGCTACACGGGCTTCATGCAGATGCTGGACGCCATCAAGACGCAGTTCGTCAGCCAGATGATGCGCGTGCAGGCCCGCTCCGCCTCCAGCGCGGCGGAGGAGACGGCCCGCATCCAGCGGCAGCTCGCCCAGCAGCAGAAGAAGGCCGTGGAGGGCCGCGCGGACGCCGAGGGGAAGATCGAGGAGGCCACCGCCACCCCGGTCGCCCAGCGCGAGGCCGCCGCGGCGCCCGCCCGCACGGTGGGCCGCAACGACCCCTGCCCCTGCGGCAGCGGCCGCAAGTACAAGAAGTGCCACGGCGCCAACGAAGCGAACCCGTAG
- the rlmM gene encoding 23S rRNA (cytidine(2498)-2'-O)-methyltransferase RlmM, producing MPAQTLAAQPGRWLWTCREGFESHLFEELVWAGAGPRLLGPALLESEQRPDVPPAFGRAVERVVATWAPPGGAQVPVEDILRSMSGLPSRVPWLLRAYTPDSAKGNTQAGRAEALEAAVRAALPPGRALEDDNRARESGALLVGLCVAPDGVLMLGAVSAREALSLAPGGRRRMKRAGESPSRAAMKLEEALDGLAHEPGRGDVCVDLGAAPGGWTQRLVARGARVVAVDPAKLMPELARNPRVQHVQESAFAYAPEEPADWLFCDMAWRPLEVAQLLAKWGRRRWARNLVANIKLPMKDKNPLLLRVRQTLVEDGGWEGLTVRQLYHDRDEVTVTAHRMR from the coding sequence ATGCCCGCACAGACGCTGGCGGCCCAGCCGGGCCGGTGGCTGTGGACGTGCCGGGAGGGGTTCGAGTCCCATCTCTTCGAGGAGCTGGTCTGGGCGGGCGCCGGTCCCCGCCTCCTGGGGCCTGCCCTGCTGGAGTCCGAGCAGCGGCCGGACGTGCCCCCCGCCTTTGGCCGGGCGGTGGAGCGGGTCGTCGCCACCTGGGCGCCCCCGGGCGGGGCCCAGGTGCCGGTGGAGGACATCCTGCGCTCCATGTCCGGGCTGCCGTCGCGCGTGCCCTGGCTCCTGCGCGCCTACACGCCGGACAGCGCGAAGGGCAACACGCAGGCGGGCCGCGCCGAGGCCCTGGAGGCGGCCGTTCGCGCGGCGCTCCCCCCCGGACGGGCGCTGGAGGACGACAACCGGGCGCGCGAGTCGGGGGCCCTGCTGGTGGGCCTGTGCGTCGCGCCGGACGGGGTGCTGATGCTGGGCGCGGTGAGCGCTCGCGAGGCCCTGTCCCTGGCCCCGGGCGGGCGGCGGCGGATGAAGCGCGCGGGCGAGTCCCCTTCCCGCGCGGCCATGAAGCTGGAGGAGGCGCTGGACGGGCTGGCGCATGAACCCGGGCGCGGCGACGTCTGCGTGGACCTGGGCGCGGCGCCGGGCGGCTGGACGCAGCGGCTGGTGGCGCGCGGGGCGCGGGTGGTGGCGGTGGACCCGGCGAAGCTGATGCCGGAGCTGGCCAGGAATCCCCGCGTCCAGCACGTGCAGGAGAGCGCCTTCGCCTACGCCCCGGAGGAGCCCGCGGACTGGCTCTTCTGCGACATGGCGTGGCGGCCGCTGGAGGTGGCGCAGCTGCTGGCCAAGTGGGGCCGGCGCCGCTGGGCGCGCAACCTGGTGGCCAACATCAAGCTGCCCATGAAGGACAAGAACCCGCTGCTCCTGCGCGTCCGCCAGACGCTCGTGGAGGACGGGGGCTGGGAGGGCCTCACCGTCCGCCAGCTCTACCATGACCGGGATGAGGTGACCGTGACGGCGCATCGCATGCGCTAG